A genome region from Natranaeroarchaeum sulfidigenes includes the following:
- a CDS encoding thioredoxin family protein → MSSPEAGSNRPTVLEKGSELDEFVTEHDLALVEFYTEGCSICQSMEPILGNVHRNAPATVGTINPRNDPPLIDEYNVRSVPLFVLFVDGEPVDRLAEGFVETERLVTLIESHAT, encoded by the coding sequence ATGAGTAGTCCGGAGGCCGGCTCCAATCGACCGACAGTACTTGAAAAGGGCAGTGAACTCGACGAGTTCGTGACCGAACACGACCTCGCCCTCGTCGAGTTCTACACCGAGGGCTGTTCTATCTGTCAGTCGATGGAGCCTATCCTCGGCAACGTCCACCGGAACGCCCCCGCGACGGTGGGAACGATCAACCCCCGCAACGATCCGCCGCTGATCGACGAGTACAACGTCAGGAGCGTCCCGCTGTTCGTTCTCTTCGTCGACGGCGAGCCAGTCGACCGACTCGCCGAGGGGTTCGTCGAAACCGAGCGGCTGGTCACACTGATCGAATCACACGCGACGTAG
- a CDS encoding nitric oxide synthase oxygenase codes for MHEPLPEYDRVELYEQAHDFIEQYYTELGKEDEIEDRLDEIEDEIARRGHYDHTTVELKHGAKMAWRNSNRCIGRLFWQRLNVLDRRDCETAREVHEACCEHLERARNGGDIVPLLTVFKPMIDGEQQVRLWNYELLRYAGYQTDDGVVGDPDEVALTDYCRSRGWEGDGTRFDIQPHVIQIRDREPELFDVPESAIGEVPLSHPEYDWFAELGLRWYDVPVVANMRMELGGIQYTAAPFSGWYVSTEIGSRNLADEDRYDMLPTIAEQLGLETDRDRNLWKDEALLVLNRAVLHSFDEAGVRIVDHHKVTDQFQQFERNENAAGRDVTGDRDWLLPPMSSATTHVFENQYDNRIERPNFFYQPDPEPIEERRTDISR; via the coding sequence ATGCACGAGCCACTACCCGAGTACGATCGGGTTGAACTATACGAACAGGCTCACGATTTTATCGAGCAGTATTATACGGAACTCGGCAAGGAAGACGAAATCGAAGACCGGCTTGACGAGATCGAAGACGAGATCGCCCGCCGTGGCCACTACGACCACACCACCGTAGAGCTGAAACACGGCGCGAAGATGGCCTGGCGAAACAGTAACCGCTGTATCGGCCGGCTGTTCTGGCAGCGGCTGAACGTCCTCGACCGCAGGGACTGTGAGACAGCACGCGAGGTACACGAGGCTTGCTGTGAGCACCTCGAACGGGCGCGCAACGGCGGAGATATAGTGCCGCTGCTCACTGTATTCAAGCCGATGATCGACGGCGAGCAGCAGGTGCGGCTCTGGAACTACGAACTGTTACGGTACGCGGGATATCAAACGGACGATGGCGTCGTTGGCGATCCCGACGAGGTCGCGCTGACCGACTACTGTCGGTCCCGTGGCTGGGAGGGCGATGGCACACGGTTCGATATTCAGCCACACGTCATCCAGATCCGCGACCGGGAGCCCGAACTGTTCGACGTTCCCGAATCCGCGATCGGCGAGGTCCCGCTTTCTCACCCCGAGTACGACTGGTTCGCGGAGCTTGGCCTTCGCTGGTACGACGTTCCCGTCGTCGCGAACATGCGCATGGAGCTCGGCGGGATCCAGTACACTGCCGCGCCATTTAGCGGGTGGTACGTCTCGACGGAGATCGGCTCGCGGAACCTCGCGGACGAGGACCGGTACGATATGTTGCCGACCATTGCCGAACAGCTCGGGCTTGAGACGGATCGCGACCGGAACCTCTGGAAGGACGAAGCCCTCCTGGTACTGAACCGGGCAGTATTGCACTCCTTTGACGAGGCGGGTGTCCGGATCGTCGACCACCACAAAGTGACCGATCAGTTCCAGCAGTTCGAGCGAAACGAGAACGCGGCGGGTCGTGATGTCACCGGAGACCGCGACTGGTTACTGCCACCGATGAGCTCGGCGACGACGCACGTCTTCGAGAACCAGTACGACAACCGAATCGAGCGGCCCAATTTCTTTTACCAGCCGGATCCGGAGCCGATCGAGGAGCGTCGCACTGATATCAGTCGGTAG
- a CDS encoding SCO family protein, translating into MDRRSYLSAVATTGLIGTAGCLTDVFDDEPDGVVLDEPDDQLADSEDLPYPAYGEALPEFELPDGLSNSVFDSTAMDRTALLTGVFTFCPDECGVLLNRFAGVQSLVDDLDRTDDVLFLPITFDPERDDETALRESSEMMGADLSLGNWKFLRPETPERARTVVRDRLGIDFERTDESDRVDHYDFLHIVVTLLVNPGGVVERAYRGENIDPEKVIDDIDDIVTNYDPAIHD; encoded by the coding sequence ATGGACCGACGATCGTATCTCTCTGCGGTCGCCACCACGGGCCTGATCGGCACTGCTGGCTGTCTCACCGACGTGTTCGACGACGAGCCCGACGGGGTCGTTCTCGACGAACCGGACGATCAGCTGGCCGACAGCGAGGACCTCCCCTACCCGGCCTATGGGGAGGCGCTCCCGGAATTCGAGCTTCCAGACGGACTGAGCAACAGTGTGTTCGACTCGACTGCAATGGACCGAACAGCCCTGCTCACCGGCGTGTTTACGTTCTGTCCGGACGAGTGTGGCGTCCTTCTCAATCGGTTTGCCGGGGTACAGTCACTCGTCGACGACCTGGATCGGACGGACGATGTTTTGTTCCTTCCGATCACGTTCGATCCCGAACGCGACGACGAGACGGCGCTCAGGGAATCTTCGGAGATGATGGGTGCCGATCTCTCGCTCGGGAACTGGAAGTTCCTCCGTCCCGAAACGCCCGAGCGAGCCCGAACGGTCGTTCGCGACCGTCTTGGAATCGACTTCGAACGGACCGACGAGAGCGACCGGGTCGATCACTACGATTTCCTGCATATCGTCGTGACGCTGCTCGTCAACCCCGGTGGAGTCGTAGAGCGTGCATACCGTGGGGAAAACATCGATCCCGAGAAAGTAATCGACGATATCGACGACATCGTCACGAACTACGATCCAGCGATACACGACTGA
- a CDS encoding aldo/keto reductase: protein MEYTTLGSTGIDVSELCLGCMSFGDDNEWMLDREESEALIERAIELGINFFDTANIYSTGTSEEILGDVLAEYNRDEMVVATKVRFQMREGDPNSEGLSRKAIEQELQNSLDRLGMDTVDLYQIHRWDYDTPIEQTLRALDDTVRRGQVRHIGASSMWAHQFQQALHTSDRLGLERFATMQNLYNLAYREEEREMLPLCEKEGIGVMPWSPLGAGFLTRPHEEFDETIRGEHESSLGRPYAEGGGREINERVQELAAEKDRSMAQIAMAWLLHKEWVTTPILGTSSIEHLEAAVEATEIDLSESEIEYLEAPYEPVPISGHE from the coding sequence ATGGAGTATACCACACTCGGCAGCACCGGCATCGACGTGAGCGAACTCTGTCTGGGCTGTATGAGCTTTGGCGACGACAACGAGTGGATGCTGGATCGGGAGGAAAGCGAGGCGCTGATCGAGCGCGCGATCGAACTGGGTATCAACTTCTTCGATACGGCGAACATCTACAGCACGGGTACAAGTGAGGAGATTCTCGGCGATGTGCTGGCCGAGTACAACCGCGACGAGATGGTCGTCGCGACGAAGGTCCGCTTCCAGATGCGAGAGGGCGACCCGAACTCCGAGGGGCTCTCGCGGAAGGCCATCGAACAGGAGTTACAGAACTCACTGGACAGGCTGGGGATGGACACCGTCGATCTCTACCAGATCCATCGCTGGGACTACGATACCCCTATCGAGCAAACCCTCAGGGCACTCGACGACACCGTTCGGCGCGGACAGGTACGACATATCGGTGCGTCCTCGATGTGGGCTCACCAGTTCCAGCAGGCACTTCACACGAGCGACCGACTTGGTCTCGAACGCTTTGCAACCATGCAGAACCTCTACAATCTCGCCTATCGCGAGGAGGAACGCGAGATGCTCCCCCTGTGCGAGAAGGAAGGCATCGGCGTGATGCCGTGGAGTCCCCTCGGTGCTGGCTTTCTCACGCGCCCCCACGAGGAGTTCGACGAGACGATCCGCGGCGAACACGAGTCCTCGCTGGGACGTCCGTACGCGGAAGGCGGTGGCCGCGAGATCAACGAGCGCGTCCAGGAACTGGCCGCAGAAAAGGATCGGTCGATGGCCCAGATCGCGATGGCGTGGCTGCTCCACAAGGAGTGGGTGACGACGCCGATCCTTGGCACCTCCTCGATCGAACATCTCGAAGCCGCCGTCGAGGCGACTGAGATCGATCTCTCGGAGAGCGAGATCGAGTATCTCGAAGCGCCCTACGAGCCGGTACCGATCTCCGGCCACGAGTAG
- a CDS encoding formate/nitrite transporter family protein, which translates to MPSTQEQTEETDTLSRRGRKDVSQQENLFRNRLSTDEIYERVLIEADEEIGRCNRELFFSGVAAGFAITITVLIYASMTAAAGDTPLIGALLYPIGFIYIILGNYQLYTENTLPPVALILDRLAGVPAMLRMWGVVLIGNLAGGTVGALLLAYGGVLDPTAATTLTGIAMTGIETPWFDLFFKAVFAGLIVAGVVWLDFGVRSATARFLLVYIAFLTIPLGGLFHVVVASTEVMYLVFLGEIAFLNGVLNFALPVLLGNTIGGVVLVTTINYYQTSHELHEISDKLSVSDWLFTTKTALDPETLQERLESKISH; encoded by the coding sequence ATGCCATCCACGCAGGAGCAAACTGAGGAGACCGACACACTATCGAGACGGGGGCGTAAGGATGTATCCCAACAGGAGAATCTCTTTCGGAACCGGCTGTCGACCGACGAGATTTACGAACGGGTACTCATCGAGGCCGACGAAGAAATCGGGCGCTGTAACCGGGAACTGTTCTTCAGCGGTGTCGCAGCCGGGTTCGCCATCACGATCACCGTTCTCATCTACGCATCGATGACAGCCGCAGCGGGGGATACCCCGCTCATCGGAGCGTTGCTCTATCCGATCGGCTTCATTTATATCATTCTGGGCAACTACCAGCTGTACACCGAGAACACGCTTCCACCCGTGGCACTCATTCTGGATCGACTGGCAGGGGTGCCCGCGATGCTTCGGATGTGGGGAGTCGTACTGATCGGTAACCTCGCCGGTGGAACCGTCGGGGCGTTGTTGCTGGCATACGGTGGCGTGCTGGATCCGACAGCGGCGACGACACTTACGGGTATCGCGATGACCGGCATCGAAACCCCCTGGTTTGACCTCTTCTTCAAGGCAGTCTTCGCTGGACTGATCGTTGCCGGCGTCGTCTGGCTGGACTTCGGGGTCCGTAGCGCTACCGCCCGGTTTCTCCTCGTCTACATCGCCTTCCTCACGATCCCGCTGGGCGGCCTGTTCCACGTCGTGGTCGCAAGCACCGAGGTGATGTATCTGGTGTTCCTCGGGGAGATCGCGTTCCTCAATGGCGTTCTCAACTTCGCACTGCCGGTCCTGCTCGGGAATACGATCGGCGGCGTCGTACTGGTCACCACCATCAACTACTACCAGACGTCACACGAACTCCACGAGATTTCGGACAAGCTGTCGGTGTCGGACTGGCTCTTTACGACCAAGACTGCCCTCGACCCGGAGACGCTCCAGGAGCGCCTCGAATCGAAGATCTCCCACTGA
- the tbsP gene encoding transcriptional regulator TbsP, whose protein sequence is MTSNLLDTQLDEILREMIDDADDELLLVNPAKGTIETFVDVATHADAELPSVQLLAEERTLKDVMDDFIIASNTADLVEMGILSLRTVESPPRNSLVITDESIVALIDTGNEVAGLVSEDDAFVDRTVETYRSRWEAANEFNLRTPPISRVRETLSEEISADAEADFSNILDSLETARGDGDGLDEVTISLLVAAKNEALLYDISKWGEDVGIASKATFSRTKTKLEDMGLIDTEKVPIDVGRPRLRLKFGDDRLRDADNGQLATTAQSILN, encoded by the coding sequence ATGACTTCGAATTTACTCGACACACAGCTTGATGAAATTCTTCGCGAGATGATCGATGACGCCGACGACGAGTTACTGCTCGTAAACCCGGCCAAGGGGACGATCGAAACGTTCGTCGATGTGGCGACCCACGCTGACGCAGAACTCCCCTCTGTCCAGCTTCTTGCCGAAGAGCGGACGCTAAAAGACGTCATGGACGACTTCATCATCGCGAGTAACACCGCCGATCTCGTCGAGATGGGCATACTCTCGCTCCGGACGGTCGAAAGTCCGCCCCGGAACTCCCTCGTCATCACAGACGAGTCCATCGTCGCGCTAATCGACACGGGTAACGAGGTCGCCGGACTCGTCTCCGAGGACGATGCATTCGTCGACCGAACAGTCGAGACGTATCGGAGCCGGTGGGAGGCAGCCAACGAGTTCAACCTCCGAACGCCGCCGATTTCGCGCGTTCGCGAGACCCTCAGCGAAGAGATCAGCGCCGACGCCGAGGCCGACTTCTCGAACATTCTCGACTCTCTCGAAACTGCCCGCGGCGACGGTGACGGACTCGACGAGGTGACGATCAGCCTGCTCGTCGCAGCGAAAAACGAGGCTCTGCTCTACGATATCAGCAAGTGGGGCGAGGACGTAGGCATCGCGTCAAAGGCGACGTTCTCCCGAACGAAAACGAAGCTCGAAGATATGGGCCTGATCGACACCGAAAAGGTCCCGATCGATGTCGGTCGACCGCGTCTCCGCCTGAAGTTCGGCGACGACCGACTCCGTGACGCTGACAACGGTCAACTCGCTACAACCGCACAGTCGATCCTGAACTAG
- a CDS encoding NAD-dependent epimerase/dehydratase family protein — MDVLIIGGTGLISTEITRQLVDAGHDVVCFTRGETDAAVPDVVEFVHGDRDDHEEFVAQVGDLDVDCVIDMVCFDADQAKRAVDAFAGEIDQYIFTSTIDVYSRPLDTNPVTEDAPREPPTSEYGANKAAAEDVFVEADGKAFASTIIRPWSTYGDQGPVLHTFGDGTYFLDRIRKGKPIVVHGDGTSLWGPCHREDVARAFVNAVGNETAYGETYHVTSEEVITWNQYYEIVADALDAPEPELVHIPTEQLLEADPERRHLLENHTYYATVFDNSKARRELDFEYTTSFSEGVSRAVEWLDAHDKIEPWDSERDDEIVDAWREAMGAFQSIVNDEA, encoded by the coding sequence ATGGACGTTCTCATCATTGGCGGGACGGGACTGATCAGCACCGAAATTACGCGCCAGCTTGTCGACGCCGGACACGACGTGGTCTGTTTTACGCGGGGGGAGACGGATGCAGCAGTCCCCGACGTGGTCGAGTTCGTCCACGGCGACCGTGACGACCACGAGGAGTTCGTCGCGCAGGTCGGCGACCTCGACGTCGACTGCGTCATCGACATGGTCTGTTTCGACGCCGACCAGGCCAAACGGGCGGTCGACGCGTTTGCGGGCGAGATCGACCAGTACATCTTCACGTCGACGATCGATGTCTACAGTCGGCCGCTCGACACCAATCCGGTCACTGAGGACGCCCCACGGGAACCGCCGACCAGCGAGTACGGGGCGAACAAGGCGGCCGCCGAGGACGTGTTCGTCGAGGCCGACGGCAAGGCGTTCGCAAGCACGATCATTCGCCCGTGGAGTACCTACGGCGATCAGGGGCCAGTGCTTCACACGTTCGGGGACGGGACGTACTTCCTCGATCGGATCCGGAAGGGCAAGCCGATCGTCGTTCACGGAGATGGTACCTCACTGTGGGGACCCTGCCATCGTGAGGACGTCGCGCGGGCGTTCGTCAACGCCGTGGGCAACGAGACTGCGTACGGCGAGACCTATCACGTCACCAGCGAGGAGGTGATCACGTGGAACCAGTACTACGAAATCGTCGCCGATGCGCTTGATGCCCCCGAGCCCGAACTCGTCCACATCCCGACCGAGCAGTTGCTGGAGGCTGATCCAGAGCGCCGTCATTTACTGGAAAACCACACGTACTACGCCACGGTGTTCGACAACAGCAAAGCCCGTCGGGAGCTCGATTTTGAGTACACGACCTCGTTCTCCGAAGGGGTTTCGCGGGCGGTTGAGTGGCTTGATGCTCACGACAAGATCGAGCCGTGGGATAGCGAGCGCGACGACGAGATTGTTGACGCCTGGCGCGAGGCGATGGGGGCGTTTCAGTCGATCGTAAACGACGAAGCCTGA
- a CDS encoding class I SAM-dependent methyltransferase has translation MMTDIERQPDAEGEYREHLERSATVWDRWSDWYSMSEQDFEPIREDLIGHLGLEPGDRVLEIGCGPGVNFKPVLDAIGDEGQLVAIDYSPEMIAKANARVNENRWENVDVRRADATTADLGTGYDAALATLSMSVMPDVERTVRNVRGALTEGAPLGILDLQRFQSGPLRLGNPLLARFLRWYANWNVDGDVRAAVDDVFGGYELLGTHMLGTVYTLKAGRTVE, from the coding sequence ATGATGACTGACATCGAACGTCAACCGGACGCCGAGGGGGAGTACCGAGAACACTTAGAGCGCAGTGCGACTGTCTGGGATCGGTGGAGCGACTGGTACTCGATGAGCGAGCAGGATTTCGAGCCGATACGCGAGGATCTGATCGGGCATCTCGGTCTCGAACCGGGTGATCGGGTACTCGAAATCGGCTGTGGCCCCGGCGTCAACTTCAAACCAGTGCTGGACGCGATCGGTGACGAGGGCCAGCTCGTAGCGATCGACTACAGCCCGGAGATGATCGCAAAGGCGAACGCACGAGTCAATGAAAACCGGTGGGAGAACGTCGATGTGAGGCGTGCTGATGCAACGACCGCTGATCTGGGAACTGGGTACGACGCCGCGCTCGCGACGCTCTCGATGAGTGTAATGCCCGATGTCGAGCGAACGGTCCGAAACGTACGTGGGGCACTGACTGAGGGCGCACCGCTTGGTATTCTCGATCTACAGAGGTTTCAGTCAGGACCGCTCCGACTGGGCAACCCACTGTTGGCCCGGTTCCTTCGCTGGTACGCCAACTGGAACGTCGATGGAGATGTCCGGGCAGCGGTTGATGACGTCTTTGGTGGGTATGAACTCCTCGGGACACATATGCTTGGGACGGTGTATACGCTCAAAGCAGGGCGGACAGTCGAGTAG
- a CDS encoding sulfite exporter TauE/SafE family protein yields the protein MIASCAPSGDLYAGEPIGLAVFALVGLLGGAHCIGMCGPLVTMYADRLRASTRRGDSLTLTHVTQHGLFNLGRTTSYALLGGLFGLAGNLVFVSGRQVTAIASDVHAITGLIVGTLIVAIGLRYVVGNHAHDISIPGTARLSGVISAKLVPRVDRWVGNWRIAGLGAAHGLLPCPLLYPAFLYAFVQGDPIGGAAALGVLGLGTIPAVFLTGTVFQSIDTQTRVQLHRVLGVAFVLLGYIPLQHGLAMFGVALPHPPIPYYQPL from the coding sequence ATGATTGCCTCCTGTGCACCGTCGGGTGATCTGTACGCTGGCGAGCCGATCGGTCTCGCCGTTTTCGCCCTCGTCGGTTTGCTCGGCGGTGCACATTGTATCGGGATGTGTGGTCCGCTGGTCACCATGTACGCTGACAGACTGCGGGCGAGTACCCGACGTGGGGATAGCCTAACACTCACTCACGTAACCCAGCATGGACTGTTCAATCTCGGTCGGACTACGAGTTACGCGTTGCTCGGCGGGCTCTTCGGCCTCGCTGGAAATCTTGTGTTCGTCAGCGGTCGTCAGGTAACGGCCATTGCGAGTGATGTGCATGCGATTACTGGACTGATCGTCGGGACGCTCATCGTCGCTATCGGCCTTCGGTACGTCGTCGGCAACCATGCGCACGATATTTCGATCCCCGGGACCGCCCGCCTGTCCGGCGTAATCAGTGCGAAGCTGGTACCACGCGTCGATCGGTGGGTCGGCAACTGGCGGATTGCAGGACTGGGTGCGGCCCACGGACTGCTCCCGTGTCCGCTGTTGTATCCGGCGTTCCTGTATGCCTTCGTTCAGGGAGATCCGATCGGTGGGGCTGCTGCCCTCGGTGTGCTCGGTCTCGGTACGATTCCGGCCGTCTTTCTCACCGGGACGGTCTTTCAGTCGATCGATACCCAAACGCGTGTTCAACTACACCGCGTGCTCGGTGTCGCGTTCGTTTTACTCGGATACATCCCGCTCCAGCATGGGCTCGCGATGTTTGGCGTGGCGCTGCCTCACCCACCGATTCCGTACTACCAGCCACTCTGA
- a CDS encoding NAD(P)-dependent alcohol dehydrogenase yields MQAARLHEYTHDMSNGLSLDEVDQPQITASDHVLIDVDGAGWCQTDNHIIEGMWEEYVPQPLPMTLGHENAGTVAAVGDEVTLVSEGDQVICHPVRTCGTCRPCRMGETMYCENDQFSGLTTDGGFAETLLTNERAVIPLPDGVDPAEIAPHADAGITAYHAAKKAVGDLVPGDTAVVIGVGGLGHIGLQCIDAMSAADIVAVDIKQEARDLASDLGAHHTLDPESQDIPSEIESLTDGGGAAQVLDFVGADATTALAPEICAAGGDHHIIGYGGHIHEPAQALVNGEFAYQGNIVGKYTELQELVALVDRGDVDLHTTQFGLDEVNHVAEMLEDNEIEGRAVITP; encoded by the coding sequence ATGCAGGCAGCCAGACTCCACGAGTACACCCACGATATGTCGAACGGACTCTCGCTTGACGAGGTAGACCAACCACAGATCACGGCCAGCGATCACGTGCTTATTGACGTCGATGGGGCGGGCTGGTGTCAGACGGACAATCACATCATCGAGGGGATGTGGGAGGAGTACGTCCCACAGCCGCTACCGATGACGCTTGGCCACGAGAACGCCGGAACGGTTGCGGCAGTGGGTGATGAGGTGACGCTCGTCTCCGAAGGTGATCAGGTGATCTGCCATCCGGTCCGTACCTGTGGAACCTGCCGGCCCTGCCGGATGGGTGAGACGATGTACTGCGAGAACGATCAGTTCTCGGGACTGACGACCGACGGTGGCTTCGCCGAGACGCTACTCACGAACGAGCGGGCGGTGATTCCCCTTCCCGATGGTGTCGATCCGGCCGAGATCGCGCCACATGCGGACGCCGGGATTACCGCGTATCACGCCGCAAAGAAAGCTGTCGGCGATCTGGTCCCGGGCGATACAGCAGTGGTCATCGGGGTCGGTGGCCTCGGCCACATCGGACTACAGTGTATCGACGCGATGAGCGCGGCCGACATCGTCGCCGTCGACATCAAACAGGAGGCCAGAGACCTCGCGAGCGACCTCGGCGCACACCACACGCTCGATCCCGAGAGTCAGGATATTCCCAGCGAGATCGAGAGTCTCACTGACGGTGGCGGTGCGGCGCAGGTACTCGACTTCGTCGGTGCGGATGCGACAACCGCGCTTGCTCCGGAGATCTGCGCCGCTGGTGGCGACCACCATATCATCGGCTACGGTGGGCATATCCACGAACCGGCACAGGCGCTGGTCAACGGTGAGTTCGCATACCAGGGCAACATCGTCGGCAAATACACCGAACTTCAGGAGCTGGTCGCACTCGTCGACCGCGGCGATGTCGATCTTCACACCACGCAGTTCGGTCTCGACGAGGTGAATCACGTAGCCGAGATGCTCGAAGACAACGAGATCGAAGGGCGGGCCGTGATTACTCCCTAG
- a CDS encoding PRC-barrel domain-containing protein, which translates to MENSSAEITALVGREVYSNNGVFVGEIEDVRLDLDKQQVTGLALHQLNMELFSGHVGDGRGIMIPYRWVRSVGDVVLINSIVERLSSPDENDSSEVVV; encoded by the coding sequence ATGGAAAACTCCTCAGCGGAGATCACTGCGCTGGTCGGCCGTGAAGTCTACTCGAACAATGGGGTGTTCGTGGGAGAGATCGAGGACGTCCGCCTCGATCTCGACAAACAACAGGTGACCGGACTTGCTCTGCACCAGCTCAATATGGAGCTGTTCTCGGGACACGTCGGGGATGGACGCGGCATCATGATCCCGTATCGGTGGGTTCGGTCGGTGGGCGATGTCGTGCTTATCAACAGTATCGTCGAGCGACTCAGCTCACCTGACGAGAACGACTCAAGCGAAGTCGTCGTGTAG
- a CDS encoding YcaO-like family protein, giving the protein MDVTLVGDGPAIDALTETLHEASISTQTADADAIGAAELAVVSDLAGAAVFDQANRAAREGRTPWLAIEVGGIGGRPIGDVDAAISGFAPVTGCYSCLRTRVDADRDSETPDSEPTADRTAVRLAGSVAGHELVQLLSGEDSPVLGGVIEIPHHRRQFLPVPGCECGSSPDAEIDLAYERSPVDAALERAEMALDDRVGIVESVGEIESFPAPYYLANVRGTSTFSDADAPAKAAGVHPDWNTAFMKALGEALERYGAAIYRDEEFQQARPTDVENPITPDRFVLPEDTDATLDGPIPWRSGLDLDTGETVSVPAEKAHFPPPTRELGPAITTGLGLGSSTVGALLSGLYEVIERDATMLAWYSTFEPLALTVDDQAFQSLARRARSEELTVTPLLVTQDVDVPVISVAVHRDGEWPRFAVGSAAALDPTDAARDALAEALQNWMELRSMGRETASEESGAIGEYASFPEEAATFVDRGDPIPVDSVGPDDVPEGEGELDMLVERVVDAGLSPYGVRLTPRDLETIGFEVVRAVVPEAQPLFTREAFFGERARTVPDDLGFEPRLDRRFHPYP; this is encoded by the coding sequence ATGGACGTTACACTCGTCGGCGACGGTCCCGCGATCGACGCCCTCACAGAGACGTTACACGAGGCATCGATTTCGACGCAAACGGCCGACGCCGACGCGATCGGAGCGGCCGAATTGGCTGTCGTTTCCGACCTCGCTGGCGCAGCGGTATTCGATCAGGCGAACAGGGCCGCTCGTGAGGGCAGAACGCCCTGGCTTGCCATCGAGGTCGGCGGGATCGGCGGTCGCCCGATCGGCGACGTCGATGCAGCCATCTCCGGATTCGCCCCTGTGACGGGCTGTTATAGCTGTCTTCGGACGCGCGTCGACGCTGATCGAGATTCTGAGACACCTGACAGCGAACCTACAGCTGACCGGACTGCGGTCCGACTCGCAGGCTCGGTCGCCGGTCACGAACTCGTGCAGTTGCTCTCCGGCGAAGACTCGCCCGTACTGGGTGGCGTCATCGAGATCCCACACCACCGACGCCAGTTCCTACCAGTACCGGGCTGTGAGTGTGGGTCCTCCCCTGACGCCGAAATCGATCTCGCGTACGAACGGTCCCCCGTCGATGCGGCGCTCGAACGCGCGGAGATGGCACTCGACGATCGGGTCGGCATCGTCGAGTCGGTCGGGGAGATCGAATCGTTCCCGGCCCCGTACTACCTCGCAAACGTTCGTGGAACCAGTACCTTCAGTGACGCCGACGCGCCCGCGAAGGCTGCTGGCGTCCATCCCGACTGGAACACCGCATTCATGAAGGCGCTTGGGGAGGCGCTGGAACGCTACGGGGCGGCGATCTACCGCGACGAGGAGTTCCAGCAGGCCCGTCCAACGGACGTCGAGAACCCCATCACACCGGATCGGTTCGTGCTCCCGGAGGACACCGACGCCACGCTCGACGGGCCGATCCCGTGGCGTTCCGGGCTGGACCTCGACACGGGAGAGACGGTGTCAGTTCCCGCAGAGAAGGCACACTTCCCGCCGCCGACCCGTGAACTCGGTCCCGCCATCACGACCGGCCTCGGGCTTGGTTCCTCGACCGTTGGCGCACTGCTGTCGGGGTTATACGAGGTGATCGAGCGTGACGCGACGATGCTCGCGTGGTACTCGACGTTCGAACCCCTCGCACTGACGGTCGACGACCAGGCGTTCCAGTCGCTGGCCCGTCGCGCCCGAAGCGAGGAACTCACCGTGACGCCCCTGCTCGTCACACAGGATGTGGACGTCCCGGTTATTTCCGTCGCCGTCCACCGGGATGGCGAGTGGCCGCGGTTTGCGGTCGGCTCGGCAGCTGCTCTCGATCCCACAGACGCAGCCCGAGACGCTCTGGCTGAAGCCCTCCAGAACTGGATGGAGCTCCGGTCGATGGGGCGAGAAACCGCGAGCGAGGAAAGCGGTGCGATCGGCGAATACGCCTCGTTCCCCGAGGAGGCAGCCACCTTCGTGGATCGAGGGGACCCGATTCCGGTTGATTCGGTGGGGCCGGACGACGTTCCCGAGGGCGAGGGGGAACTCGATATGCTCGTCGAGCGGGTCGTCGACGCAGGGCTGTCCCCCTATGGTGTCAGGCTCACGCCGCGGGATCTGGAGACGATCGGCTTCGAGGTCGTTCGTGCGGTCGTCCCCGAGGCACAACCGCTGTTCACCCGCGAGGCGTTCTTCGGCGAGCGCGCACGGACGGTCCCCGACGACCTCGGGTTCGAGCCGCGGCTGGACCGTCGGTTCCATCCGTATCCCTGA